Proteins found in one Drosophila innubila isolate TH190305 chromosome X, UK_Dinn_1.0, whole genome shotgun sequence genomic segment:
- the LOC117790040 gene encoding innexin inx6, producing the protein MYAAVKPLSKYLRLKTVRIYDPIFTLHSKCTIVILLTCTFLLSAKQYFGEPILCLSATKHTEYVQSYCWTMGTYILPLENDSIDASKPLPDISSMEHDPPRQLALNRSTMRALLANNEQYARIISIAEGVGPETRGVTKRMYLRYYQWVFMVLLFQSLLFYFPSYLWKVWEGQRMEQLCCEVGDALILEETYRMRLRMLTKYFRARFSAIHCCYALKYAFCELLNLVISIFNFWLMDIIFNGFWHKYIHALAAIPVYDWNLWNLMTSRVFPKVAKCEMFFYGPSGTPNILDILCVLPLNILNEKLFAVLYVWFLFIAMLAAINILYRLLLVCCPELRLQLLRTHLRGMPKSSVRQVLSNAGYGDWFVLMSVSINVNPTLFRELLEQLYAELAAAGSHAETLHCGQDHDADADGDINSDNTSSTSSEASLTNAAAVPQSLHLSHNHYFNNESHA; encoded by the exons ATGTACGCTGCCGTGAAGCCGCTCTCCAAATACCTGCGCCTGAAGACGGTGCGCATATACGATCCAATATTCACGCTGCACTCCAAGTGCACCATTGTCATACTGTTGACCTGCACATTCCTGCTGTCGGCTAAGCAGTATTTCGGAGAGCCCATACTCTGTCTGAGTGCGACAAAGCATACGGAATATGTGCAATCCTATTGCTGGACCATGGGCACCTATATACTACCACTTGAGAATGACAGCATCGATGCGAGCAAACCGTTGCCCGATATATCCAGCATGGAGCACGATCCGCCACGACAATTGGCTCTCAATAGGAGCACGATGCGTGCTCTTCTCGCCAATAACGAGCAGTACGCGAGGATTATCTCGATTGCCGAGGGAGTTGGACCCGAAACACGAGGCGTTACGAAGCGCATGTATTTGCGCTATTATCAATGGGTCTTTATGGTATTGCTCTTTCAGTCGCTGCTCTTCTACTTTCCATCGTATCTGTGGAAGGTCTGGGAGGGTCAGCGCATGGAGCAACTGTGCTGTGAGGTCGGAGATGCCCTCATCCTCGAGGAGACCTATCGAATGCGCCTACGCATGCTCACCAAATACTTCCGGGCTCGATTCTCCGCCATTCATTGTTGCTATGCCCTCAAGTATGCGTTCTGTGAGCTGCTCAATCTGGTTATAAGC ATATTTAACTTTTGGCTGATGGACATCATTTTTAACGGCTTCTGGCACAAATACATTCACGCACTGGCGGCGATTCCAGTCTACGATTGGAATCTTTGGAATCTGATGACGTCACGCGTTTTTCCCAAGGTCGCCAAGTGTGAGATGTTCTTTTATGGACCAAGTGGTACACCCAACATATTGGATATACTCTGTGTACTGCCGTTGAACATATTGAATGAGAAACTGTTTGCGGTGCTCTATGTGTGGTTTCTATTTATCGCAATGCTGGCAGCGATTAATATACTCTATCGATTGTTGCTCGTCTGCTGCCCGGAGTTGCGCCTCCAATTGTTGCGCACCCATTTGAGGGGCATGCCCAAGTCGAGTGTGCGTCAGGTGTTATCGAATGCCGGCTATGGCGATTGGTTTGTCCTCATGAGTGTCAGCATCAATGTGAATCCGACACTATTTCGTGAACTACTCGAGCAGCTCTATGCTGAACTAGCGGCAGCTGGTTCCCATGCGGAGACCTTGCATTGTGGTCAGGATCatgatgcggatgcggatggaGATATTAATAGTGATAACACATCCAGCACATCCTCTGAGGCATCTTTAACAAATGCGGCAGCTGTGCCCCAATCTCTCCATCTCTCACACAATCATTACTTCAATAATGAGAGTCATGCCTAG